One Phoenix dactylifera cultivar Barhee BC4 unplaced genomic scaffold, palm_55x_up_171113_PBpolish2nd_filt_p 001460F, whole genome shotgun sequence genomic window carries:
- the LOC120108646 gene encoding pentatricopeptide repeat-containing protein At1g73400, mitochondrial-like isoform X2 yields MRAESLDTSSDADAVSEHLASIPEKVYEVIMSCSGTDQLLESILDSLGIQLTTELVNDVIRRLRYEEKLAFRFFTWAGHQEGYTHEPPVYNDMIDILSSTRYKARQFGVVCDILDYMKRRNRNTVPSDALLAILRTYTDKHLSHLRIFAKKKRIRQKTPPEIDAFNLLLDSLCKCSLVREAELMFHRVKNKVVPNAETYNILFFGWCRLRDPKKAMKVLEEMMQMGHTPENFTYNAAIDSFCSAGMVSEARELFEFMRTKGSTISSPTARTYSIMIVALAKSDLMEECFRLLADMRSSGCLPDVSTYKDMVEGMCLAGKVDAAYKILEEMSRTGFPPDILTYNCFLKVLCKLRKAEEALVLCERMIESGCEPSVHTYNMLITMFFEMCEPDRALSMWDEMDRRGCARVVDTYGIMIDGLFNCGRTDDACLLLEEVINHGMKLPYQKFDAILMQLSAIGNLHAIHRLSEHMRRFYNVAMARRFAISQKKKSMSLRRR; encoded by the exons ATGAGGGCCGAG AGTCTAGACACTTCAAGTGATGCGGATGCAGTAAGCGAGCACTTGgcttccattcctgagaaggtGTATGAAGTCATCATGTCCTGCTCTGGTACCGATCAGCTTCTGGAGAGCATTCTTGATTCGCTTGGCATACAACTGACCACCGAGTTGGTGAATGATGTCATCCGAAGGCTTCGCTATGAGGAAAAATTAGCTTTCAGGTTCTTCACATGGGCGGGCCATCAAGAAGGGTATACCCACGAGCCTCCCGTGTATAACGATATGATCGATATATTGTCAAGCACGAGATACAAGGCACGGCAATTTGGGGTGGTTTGCGATATTCTGGATTACATGAAGAGAAGGAACAGGAACACGGTGCCCAGTGATGCTCTCCTAGCAATCTTGAGAACATACACTGACAAGCATCTGTCCCATCTCAGAATATTTGCCAAGAAGAAAAGAATACGACAAAAGACACCACCAGAAATAGATGCATTTAACTTGCTACTGGATTCTCTCTGCAAGTGTAGCTTGGTCAGGGAGGCAGAACTTATGTTCCACCGGGTGAAGAATAAGGTTGTCCCGAATGCGGAGACTtacaatattttgttttttgggtGGTGCAGACTGAGAGACCCTAAAAAAGCAATGAAGGTGCTTGAGGAAATGATGCAAATGGGTCACACCCCGGAGAATTTCACATACAATGCTGCAATCGATTCCTTCTGCAGTGCAGGGATGGTTTCAGAAGCTAGAGAGCTTTTTGAGTTCATGAGAACTAAAGGCTCCACCATATCTTCACCAACTGCCAGGACTTATAGTATCATGATCGTGGCCCTGGCGAAGTCAGATCTGATGGAGGAGTGCTTTAGACTGCTAGCTGATATGAGAAGTAGTGGTTGCCTTCCTGATGTATCGACATATAAAGACATGGTTGAAGGGATGTGTTTGGCTGGAAAGGTTGATGCTGCCTATAAGATACTGGAAGAGATGAGCAGGACAGGTTTTCCACCTGATATCCTCACATATAACTGCTTTCTCAAGGTGCTTTGCAAACTTAGGAAGGCTGAAGAAGCTCTAGTGCTTTGTGAAAGAATGATAGAATCAGGTTGTGAGCCTAGTGTCCATACTTATAACATGTTGATTACAATGTTTTTTGAGATGTGTGAACCAGATAGGGCTCTTAGCATGTGGGATGAGATGGATCGAAGAGGATGTGCACGTGTCGTGGATACTTATGGTATAATGATTGACGGGTTGTTCAATTGCGGGAGAACAGATGATGCATGTTTACTTCTGGAAGAGGTAATAAACCATGGGATGAAATTGCCATATCAGAAATTTGATGCCATTCTGATGCAGCTATCAGCAATTGGAAATCTTCATGCCATCCATCGTCTATCAGAGCATATGAGGAGGTTCTACAATGTTGCGATGGCCAGACGTTTTGCCATAagccagaagaagaagagcatgagCTTGAGGAGAAGATAG
- the LOC120108646 gene encoding pentatricopeptide repeat-containing protein At1g73400, mitochondrial-like isoform X3 — translation MSCSGTDQLLESILDSLGIQLTTELVNDVIRRLRYEEKLAFRFFTWAGHQEGYTHEPPVYNDMIDILSSTRYKARQFGVVCDILDYMKRRNRNTVPSDALLAILRTYTDKHLSHLRIFAKKKRIRQKTPPEIDAFNLLLDSLCKCSLVREAELMFHRVKNKVVPNAETYNILFFGWCRLRDPKKAMKVLEEMMQMGHTPENFTYNAAIDSFCSAGMVSEARELFEFMRTKGSTISSPTARTYSIMIVALAKSDLMEECFRLLADMRSSGCLPDVSTYKDMVEGMCLAGKVDAAYKILEEMSRTGFPPDILTYNCFLKVLCKLRKAEEALVLCERMIESGCEPSVHTYNMLITMFFEMCEPDRALSMWDEMDRRGCARVVDTYGIMIDGLFNCGRTDDACLLLEEVINHGMKLPYQKFDAILMQLSAIGNLHAIHRLSEHMRRFYNVAMARRFAISQKKKSMSLRRR, via the coding sequence ATGTCCTGCTCTGGTACCGATCAGCTTCTGGAGAGCATTCTTGATTCGCTTGGCATACAACTGACCACCGAGTTGGTGAATGATGTCATCCGAAGGCTTCGCTATGAGGAAAAATTAGCTTTCAGGTTCTTCACATGGGCGGGCCATCAAGAAGGGTATACCCACGAGCCTCCCGTGTATAACGATATGATCGATATATTGTCAAGCACGAGATACAAGGCACGGCAATTTGGGGTGGTTTGCGATATTCTGGATTACATGAAGAGAAGGAACAGGAACACGGTGCCCAGTGATGCTCTCCTAGCAATCTTGAGAACATACACTGACAAGCATCTGTCCCATCTCAGAATATTTGCCAAGAAGAAAAGAATACGACAAAAGACACCACCAGAAATAGATGCATTTAACTTGCTACTGGATTCTCTCTGCAAGTGTAGCTTGGTCAGGGAGGCAGAACTTATGTTCCACCGGGTGAAGAATAAGGTTGTCCCGAATGCGGAGACTtacaatattttgttttttgggtGGTGCAGACTGAGAGACCCTAAAAAAGCAATGAAGGTGCTTGAGGAAATGATGCAAATGGGTCACACCCCGGAGAATTTCACATACAATGCTGCAATCGATTCCTTCTGCAGTGCAGGGATGGTTTCAGAAGCTAGAGAGCTTTTTGAGTTCATGAGAACTAAAGGCTCCACCATATCTTCACCAACTGCCAGGACTTATAGTATCATGATCGTGGCCCTGGCGAAGTCAGATCTGATGGAGGAGTGCTTTAGACTGCTAGCTGATATGAGAAGTAGTGGTTGCCTTCCTGATGTATCGACATATAAAGACATGGTTGAAGGGATGTGTTTGGCTGGAAAGGTTGATGCTGCCTATAAGATACTGGAAGAGATGAGCAGGACAGGTTTTCCACCTGATATCCTCACATATAACTGCTTTCTCAAGGTGCTTTGCAAACTTAGGAAGGCTGAAGAAGCTCTAGTGCTTTGTGAAAGAATGATAGAATCAGGTTGTGAGCCTAGTGTCCATACTTATAACATGTTGATTACAATGTTTTTTGAGATGTGTGAACCAGATAGGGCTCTTAGCATGTGGGATGAGATGGATCGAAGAGGATGTGCACGTGTCGTGGATACTTATGGTATAATGATTGACGGGTTGTTCAATTGCGGGAGAACAGATGATGCATGTTTACTTCTGGAAGAGGTAATAAACCATGGGATGAAATTGCCATATCAGAAATTTGATGCCATTCTGATGCAGCTATCAGCAATTGGAAATCTTCATGCCATCCATCGTCTATCAGAGCATATGAGGAGGTTCTACAATGTTGCGATGGCCAGACGTTTTGCCATAagccagaagaagaagagcatgagCTTGAGGAGAAGATAG
- the LOC120108646 gene encoding pentatricopeptide repeat-containing protein At1g73400, mitochondrial-like isoform X1, whose translation MCHYPFLSVLGRSFNFCQNLGTSPNSSIGIPSARNFLAFCLLNLSPRIVSSSLHTKSGLEEPSVVPIFIPAEGTLHHVHRNCFRTSATNFSIRTFSCFSSSQSLDTSSDADAVSEHLASIPEKVYEVIMSCSGTDQLLESILDSLGIQLTTELVNDVIRRLRYEEKLAFRFFTWAGHQEGYTHEPPVYNDMIDILSSTRYKARQFGVVCDILDYMKRRNRNTVPSDALLAILRTYTDKHLSHLRIFAKKKRIRQKTPPEIDAFNLLLDSLCKCSLVREAELMFHRVKNKVVPNAETYNILFFGWCRLRDPKKAMKVLEEMMQMGHTPENFTYNAAIDSFCSAGMVSEARELFEFMRTKGSTISSPTARTYSIMIVALAKSDLMEECFRLLADMRSSGCLPDVSTYKDMVEGMCLAGKVDAAYKILEEMSRTGFPPDILTYNCFLKVLCKLRKAEEALVLCERMIESGCEPSVHTYNMLITMFFEMCEPDRALSMWDEMDRRGCARVVDTYGIMIDGLFNCGRTDDACLLLEEVINHGMKLPYQKFDAILMQLSAIGNLHAIHRLSEHMRRFYNVAMARRFAISQKKKSMSLRRR comes from the coding sequence ATGTGCCACTATCCATTTCTTTCGGTTCTGGGCAGATCCTTCAACTTTTGTCAGAATTTGGGTACATCACCAAACTCATCGATCGGGATCCCTTCTGCTCGGAATTTCTTAGCCTTTTGTCTCTTGAATTTATCACCACGGATTGTTTCTTCTAGTTTACATACAAAATCTGGCCTGGAAGAACCATCGGTGGTTCCTATTTTTATACCTGCAGAGGGGACTCTTCATCATGTTCATCGTAATTGTTTCCGTACTTCAGCCACAAATTTCTCGATCAGGACCTTTTCTTGCTTCTCTTCTTCACAGAGTCTAGACACTTCAAGTGATGCGGATGCAGTAAGCGAGCACTTGgcttccattcctgagaaggtGTATGAAGTCATCATGTCCTGCTCTGGTACCGATCAGCTTCTGGAGAGCATTCTTGATTCGCTTGGCATACAACTGACCACCGAGTTGGTGAATGATGTCATCCGAAGGCTTCGCTATGAGGAAAAATTAGCTTTCAGGTTCTTCACATGGGCGGGCCATCAAGAAGGGTATACCCACGAGCCTCCCGTGTATAACGATATGATCGATATATTGTCAAGCACGAGATACAAGGCACGGCAATTTGGGGTGGTTTGCGATATTCTGGATTACATGAAGAGAAGGAACAGGAACACGGTGCCCAGTGATGCTCTCCTAGCAATCTTGAGAACATACACTGACAAGCATCTGTCCCATCTCAGAATATTTGCCAAGAAGAAAAGAATACGACAAAAGACACCACCAGAAATAGATGCATTTAACTTGCTACTGGATTCTCTCTGCAAGTGTAGCTTGGTCAGGGAGGCAGAACTTATGTTCCACCGGGTGAAGAATAAGGTTGTCCCGAATGCGGAGACTtacaatattttgttttttgggtGGTGCAGACTGAGAGACCCTAAAAAAGCAATGAAGGTGCTTGAGGAAATGATGCAAATGGGTCACACCCCGGAGAATTTCACATACAATGCTGCAATCGATTCCTTCTGCAGTGCAGGGATGGTTTCAGAAGCTAGAGAGCTTTTTGAGTTCATGAGAACTAAAGGCTCCACCATATCTTCACCAACTGCCAGGACTTATAGTATCATGATCGTGGCCCTGGCGAAGTCAGATCTGATGGAGGAGTGCTTTAGACTGCTAGCTGATATGAGAAGTAGTGGTTGCCTTCCTGATGTATCGACATATAAAGACATGGTTGAAGGGATGTGTTTGGCTGGAAAGGTTGATGCTGCCTATAAGATACTGGAAGAGATGAGCAGGACAGGTTTTCCACCTGATATCCTCACATATAACTGCTTTCTCAAGGTGCTTTGCAAACTTAGGAAGGCTGAAGAAGCTCTAGTGCTTTGTGAAAGAATGATAGAATCAGGTTGTGAGCCTAGTGTCCATACTTATAACATGTTGATTACAATGTTTTTTGAGATGTGTGAACCAGATAGGGCTCTTAGCATGTGGGATGAGATGGATCGAAGAGGATGTGCACGTGTCGTGGATACTTATGGTATAATGATTGACGGGTTGTTCAATTGCGGGAGAACAGATGATGCATGTTTACTTCTGGAAGAGGTAATAAACCATGGGATGAAATTGCCATATCAGAAATTTGATGCCATTCTGATGCAGCTATCAGCAATTGGAAATCTTCATGCCATCCATCGTCTATCAGAGCATATGAGGAGGTTCTACAATGTTGCGATGGCCAGACGTTTTGCCATAagccagaagaagaagagcatgagCTTGAGGAGAAGATAG